One Granulicella sp. 5B5 DNA window includes the following coding sequences:
- a CDS encoding class I SAM-dependent methyltransferase yields the protein MADRIRASEVTMATQQSSKPNYGVDAPGVLRNLFLVGGGALLLSFFVPHTVHLGAVVDFRSSLRWTGGWFVFSSALFLLYVKYGKFQHRDFMLSLYNWRGNEQVLDVGCGRGLLLAGAAKHLTTGHATGLDIWSNVDMGGNSEAATLHNLQLEGVSQRCSLVSEDAQQMPFPDDSFDVVVSNLCLHNIYDRSARLRALHQIVRVLKPGGIALISDYKLTGEYAAEFTDAGLIVQRRWGSILTTFPPLRVVIARKPV from the coding sequence ATGGCAGACCGAATCCGCGCCAGCGAGGTGACCATGGCAACGCAGCAGTCCAGTAAGCCCAATTATGGTGTCGATGCTCCCGGCGTCCTGCGCAATCTCTTTCTGGTTGGCGGCGGGGCGTTGTTGCTCAGCTTTTTTGTGCCGCATACAGTGCATCTCGGCGCAGTCGTTGACTTCCGTAGTTCGTTGCGCTGGACCGGCGGATGGTTCGTGTTCTCGAGCGCTCTCTTTCTCTTGTATGTGAAATACGGCAAGTTCCAGCATCGCGACTTCATGCTGTCGCTCTACAACTGGCGCGGCAACGAGCAGGTCCTCGATGTAGGTTGTGGGCGCGGGCTGTTGCTGGCCGGTGCGGCAAAGCATCTCACCACCGGCCACGCTACCGGCCTCGACATCTGGTCGAACGTCGATATGGGAGGCAACTCGGAGGCCGCCACGCTGCACAATCTCCAGCTCGAAGGCGTCTCCCAGCGCTGCTCACTCGTCAGCGAAGACGCTCAGCAGATGCCTTTCCCCGACGACAGCTTCGATGTCGTCGTCTCCAATCTCTGCCTGCACAATATCTACGATCGCTCCGCGCGGCTGCGTGCGCTCCACCAGATCGTCCGCGTGCTCAAGCCCGGAGGCATTGCCCTCATCTCCGACTACAAACTCACCGGCGAGTATGCTGCCGAGTTCACCGACGCCGGACTCATCGTCCAACGCCGGTGGGGAAGCATTCTGACAACCTTCCCACCCCTGCGTGTGGTCATCGCCCGCAAGCCTGTTTAG
- a CDS encoding RNA methyltransferase, with amino-acid sequence MPLPAPITSRTNARVKALRAAFSGDAARPGDLLGIEGEHLLSEAHRSNLPIDTIFLREGNEPVLDRPSLAGLTANHTVVLSRDVFASTVDTASPQGIAATLLVPPIAPRDLTQPFIHLVLESLQDPGNLGTLIRSAEAFGIAQIFLTPDCVNPWNPKTVRASAGSVFRMPIVRDKLSSIATAFSTAQIKLFAAVAQSTDATPAMDVRLIAPCALMIGNEGAGLSAEALALANTRIHIPCAVESLNAAIAGSLLMYEALRQNTLAGSLYPLSSVLDPLSS; translated from the coding sequence GTGCCATTGCCCGCGCCCATCACGAGCCGCACCAACGCCCGCGTCAAGGCCCTCCGCGCAGCTTTCAGCGGAGACGCAGCGCGTCCCGGCGACCTCCTCGGTATCGAAGGCGAGCATCTTCTCTCTGAAGCCCATCGCTCGAATCTTCCCATCGACACGATCTTCCTCCGCGAAGGCAATGAACCGGTCCTCGACCGCCCCTCACTCGCCGGTCTAACAGCAAATCACACCGTCGTCCTCAGCCGCGACGTCTTCGCCAGCACCGTCGACACAGCATCTCCACAAGGCATCGCCGCCACGCTGCTAGTTCCGCCCATCGCCCCACGCGATCTCACGCAGCCCTTCATCCATCTCGTCCTCGAATCGCTCCAGGACCCAGGCAATCTCGGCACGCTCATCCGATCCGCAGAAGCCTTCGGCATCGCCCAAATCTTTCTCACGCCCGACTGCGTTAATCCCTGGAACCCCAAGACCGTCCGCGCCTCTGCCGGCTCCGTCTTCCGCATGCCCATCGTCCGCGACAAGCTCTCCAGTATCGCAACGGCATTCAGCACCGCACAGATCAAACTCTTCGCGGCAGTCGCGCAATCCACAGATGCCACACCAGCAATGGACGTCCGCCTCATCGCCCCCTGCGCTCTTATGATTGGCAACGAAGGCGCTGGCCTCTCGGCAGAAGCCTTAGCACTCGCAAACACCCGCATCCACATCCCCTGTGCTGTCGAGTCCCTCAACGCTGCCATCGCCGGCTCGCTTCTCATGTACGAAGCCTTGCGCCAAAACACGCTTGCGGGCTCGCTCTATCCTCTATCCTCTGTCCTCGATCCCCTCTCTTCATGA
- the prfB gene encoding peptide chain release factor 2 (programmed frameshift), protein MLSDLEFSYSPVREKVRELREYLDAPRLKAELATLEVKISDPSVWADAAKSQPLMRERKRLETLLADDAELARRSDDIEAYFELAREGENTEPDLAREIPALVAFADALESKTMLSGETDALNAIVTVHPGAGGTESQDWAEMLMRMYIRWGERQGFKVEINEIQDGDEAGIKSATFTITGEFAFGLLSGETGVHRLVRISPFDSAKRRHTSFASVFVSPEIDDTIVIDIKPEDLRIDTYRSGGKGGQHVNTTDSAVRITHLPTGLVTGCQNERSQHKNKDRAMKMMRSKLYEYELDKKKAISRKLEDSKLDIKFGSQIRSYVLQPYRMAKDLRTRVEVGDVDRVLDGDLDPFIRGYLRMRREGNIPAPVADDIE, encoded by the exons ATGTTGAGTGATCTTGAATTCTCTTACTCCCCGGTCCGTGAGAAGGTGCGCGAGCTGCGGGAGTATCTT GACGCCCCTCGCCTGAAGGCCGAACTGGCCACCCTCGAAGTCAAAATCTCTGACCCATCCGTCTGGGCCGATGCTGCTAAATCGCAGCCGCTCATGCGCGAGCGCAAGCGTCTCGAAACGCTGCTCGCCGACGACGCCGAGCTCGCTCGCCGCTCCGATGACATCGAAGCCTACTTCGAGCTCGCCCGCGAAGGCGAGAACACCGAGCCGGACCTCGCCCGCGAGATTCCCGCGCTTGTAGCCTTCGCCGATGCGCTCGAGTCCAAGACCATGCTCTCCGGCGAGACCGACGCGCTCAACGCCATCGTCACCGTGCACCCCGGCGCCGGCGGCACCGAGTCCCAGGACTGGGCCGAGATGCTCATGCGCATGTACATCCGCTGGGGCGAGCGCCAGGGATTCAAGGTCGAGATCAACGAAATCCAGGACGGCGACGAAGCCGGCATCAAATCAGCCACCTTCACCATCACCGGTGAGTTCGCATTCGGCCTGCTCTCCGGAGAAACCGGCGTCCATCGCCTCGTCCGCATCTCCCCCTTCGACTCCGCCAAGCGTCGTCACACCAGCTTTGCCTCCGTCTTCGTCTCGCCTGAAATCGACGACACCATCGTCATCGACATCAAGCCCGAAGACCTCCGCATCGACACCTACCGCTCCGGCGGCAAGGGCGGTCAGCACGTCAACACCACCGACTCCGCTGTGCGCATCACGCACCTTCCCACTGGCCTTGTCACAGGCTGTCAGAACGAGCGTTCGCAGCACAAAAACAAGGACCGCGCCATGAAGATGATGCGCTCCAAGCTCTACGAGTACGAGCTCGACAAAAAGAAAGCCATCAGCCGCAAGCTCGAAGACTCCAAGCTCGACATCAAGTTCGGCTCGCAGATCCGCAGCTACGTCCTGCAGCCCTATCGTATGGCGAAGGACCTCCGCACCCGCGTCGAAGTGGGTGACGTGGATCGCGTCCTCGATGGCGACCTCGACCCCTTTATCCGCGGCTATCTGCGCATGCGCCGCGAAGGCAATATCCCCGCGCCGGTCGCCGACGATATTGAGTGA
- a CDS encoding replication-associated recombination protein A has product MSLFAPNPEPTSTTRQRAPLAERMRPRSLDEFYGQQHLLAPGKPLRLQIERDDSASLIFWGPPGVGKTTLAKIIANVTSASFIEFSAVLSGIKEIKQVMADAEKAATYGSRTILFVDEIHRFNKAQQDAFLPYVERGSIRLIGATTENPSFEINAALLSRCRVYTLQALSQQDILALLTRALTDSERGLGALNLTAEEGILELIASYSSGDARNALNALEVAAKLAEGRGEKSLTKDIVTEALQQRVLLYDKKGEQHYDLISALHKSVRNSDADAALYWLGRMLAAGEDPMYVARRVIRMSFEDIGLAAPEALNLCLSARDAMHFLGSPEGDLALAQAVVYLALAPKSNAVYKAYGEVLADIESNPAEPVPLHLRNAPTRLMKELDYGKGYQYAHDLEQKVADMQCLPDNLRDRRYYHPTNEGREKLLAQRMEEIAKAKVRKD; this is encoded by the coding sequence ATGAGCCTCTTCGCCCCCAACCCGGAGCCGACCAGCACCACACGCCAGCGCGCCCCGCTTGCCGAGCGCATGCGCCCGCGCTCGCTCGACGAGTTCTACGGCCAGCAGCACCTCCTCGCTCCCGGCAAACCACTCCGTCTCCAGATCGAACGTGACGACTCCGCGAGCCTCATCTTCTGGGGTCCACCCGGCGTCGGCAAAACCACCCTCGCCAAAATCATCGCCAACGTCACCAGCGCCAGCTTCATCGAGTTCTCCGCCGTCCTCTCCGGCATCAAGGAGATCAAGCAGGTCATGGCCGACGCCGAGAAGGCCGCCACCTACGGCTCGCGCACCATCCTCTTCGTCGACGAGATCCACCGCTTCAACAAAGCCCAGCAGGACGCCTTCCTGCCCTACGTCGAGCGTGGCAGCATCCGCCTCATCGGGGCCACCACCGAAAACCCTAGCTTCGAGATCAACGCCGCGCTGCTCTCCCGCTGCCGCGTCTACACGCTGCAGGCACTCTCGCAGCAGGACATCCTCGCCCTCCTCACTCGTGCCCTCACCGATAGCGAACGTGGCCTCGGCGCTCTCAATCTCACAGCAGAGGAGGGAATCCTCGAGCTCATCGCCAGCTACTCCTCCGGCGACGCGCGCAACGCCCTCAACGCCCTTGAAGTAGCCGCCAAACTTGCCGAAGGCCGTGGCGAAAAATCCCTCACCAAAGACATCGTCACCGAGGCCCTCCAGCAGCGCGTCCTCCTCTACGACAAAAAAGGCGAGCAGCACTACGACCTCATCTCCGCACTGCACAAATCCGTCCGCAACTCCGACGCCGACGCCGCGCTCTACTGGCTTGGCCGCATGTTGGCCGCCGGCGAAGACCCCATGTACGTCGCTCGCCGCGTCATCCGCATGTCCTTCGAGGACATCGGCCTCGCTGCCCCCGAAGCTCTCAATCTCTGCCTCTCCGCACGCGACGCCATGCACTTCCTCGGCTCTCCCGAAGGCGACCTCGCCCTCGCGCAGGCCGTTGTCTACCTCGCGCTCGCTCCCAAATCGAATGCTGTCTACAAGGCCTACGGCGAAGTCCTCGCGGACATCGAATCCAACCCCGCCGAACCCGTCCCGCTGCACCTGCGCAACGCCCCCACGCGCCTCATGAAAGAGCTCGACTACGGCAAGGGCTACCAGTACGCCCACGACCTCGAACAAAAAGTTGCCGACATGCAGTGCCTCCCCGACAACCTCCGCGACCGCCGCTACTACCACCCCACCAACGAAGGCCGCGAAAAACTCCTCGCCCAGCGCATGGAAGAGATTGCGAAAGCCAAGGTCAGAAAAGACTAG
- the lnt gene encoding apolipoprotein N-acyltransferase: protein MKSIPPRLFFFSLLSTVLQLLPFPIADPVSSWRRYIAWFCLVPLLYALTRKDRQQRPLTVFQSAVIGYLCGIVWFMGNCYWIYQTMHIYGQIPELVSFGILILFALYLGLYYALFGGIFALLRRRLSISQALGITPFLWVAIELARARITGFPWDLLGYTQVDNSLITRLAPVGGVMLLSFLVAAINALFAITLCEEQAKIHWLRFVVILIGASLLQAGMLVTPQQDISTNTAVLLQENLAVGAEGRDLKPFPIQEKYSQFTSLSLLPRVPVSKDARTYWLPIAAPHPSLIVWPEAPADFFTSDQVFRAELGSLARTADAPVIAGSVGIDLDPAAASGYHEFGSAAIFDPSGNYIGRYDKIHRVPWGEYVPYKQFFAFAGRLTSGVGDMEAGTEHKVFNLGGHPTGIFICYESIFGDEVRQFVLNGAQVLVNISDDGWYGDSGAPWQHLDMARMRAIENDRWLLRDTNTGITTAIDPHGRGDFLTPRHVRSAFAFAYSYRTGTTFYTQHGDWFAWLCTVITLCVASLALIRKRTS from the coding sequence ATGAAATCGATTCCGCCACGGTTGTTTTTCTTTTCGTTACTTTCAACGGTATTGCAACTACTGCCGTTTCCAATCGCTGACCCGGTTTCATCGTGGCGTAGGTATATAGCCTGGTTCTGTCTTGTCCCACTCCTTTATGCGCTCACGCGTAAAGACCGGCAACAACGGCCACTTACCGTGTTTCAATCGGCAGTCATCGGTTATCTGTGCGGCATCGTCTGGTTCATGGGCAACTGTTACTGGATTTACCAGACGATGCACATCTACGGCCAGATTCCCGAGTTAGTCTCCTTCGGAATACTTATTCTCTTCGCGCTCTATCTTGGTCTTTATTACGCACTGTTTGGCGGCATATTTGCCTTGCTGCGTCGCAGGCTCTCTATATCGCAGGCCCTGGGTATCACCCCATTTCTATGGGTTGCCATCGAGCTCGCCCGCGCCCGTATCACGGGTTTTCCGTGGGACTTGCTGGGCTATACGCAGGTCGATAACTCGCTGATAACACGCCTCGCGCCAGTTGGTGGCGTCATGCTGCTGAGTTTTCTCGTAGCGGCCATCAACGCGCTCTTTGCGATAACTCTTTGCGAAGAACAGGCAAAGATACACTGGCTTCGCTTCGTGGTCATCTTGATAGGCGCCTCTTTATTGCAGGCTGGGATGCTCGTGACACCGCAGCAGGATATCAGTACCAATACTGCCGTCTTATTACAGGAAAATCTTGCGGTCGGCGCCGAAGGCCGCGACCTCAAACCCTTTCCCATTCAGGAAAAATATAGCCAGTTCACATCTCTCAGCCTTCTTCCGCGTGTGCCTGTCAGTAAAGACGCTCGCACCTACTGGCTACCCATCGCTGCCCCGCATCCCAGCCTCATTGTCTGGCCTGAGGCCCCAGCCGATTTCTTCACCAGCGATCAAGTCTTTCGCGCCGAGCTTGGCTCCCTCGCCCGCACCGCAGACGCTCCGGTGATCGCTGGCAGCGTTGGCATCGACTTGGACCCGGCCGCAGCCAGCGGCTATCACGAGTTCGGCTCTGCGGCCATCTTCGATCCTTCCGGCAACTACATCGGCCGCTACGACAAGATCCACCGCGTCCCATGGGGCGAGTACGTCCCCTACAAACAGTTCTTCGCCTTCGCGGGCCGCCTCACCAGCGGCGTCGGCGACATGGAAGCCGGCACCGAGCACAAAGTCTTCAACCTCGGCGGACACCCCACCGGCATCTTCATCTGTTACGAGTCCATCTTCGGTGACGAGGTCCGCCAGTTCGTCCTCAACGGCGCGCAGGTGCTCGTCAACATCTCAGATGATGGCTGGTACGGCGACAGCGGCGCGCCCTGGCAGCATCTCGACATGGCCCGCATGCGCGCCATCGAGAACGATCGTTGGCTCCTCCGCGACACCAATACCGGCATCACCACAGCCATTGATCCGCACGGTCGCGGTGACTTCCTCACCCCACGGCACGTCCGTTCAGCCTTCGCCTTCGCATACAGTTATCGCACCGGGACGACCTTCTACACGCAACACGGCGACTGGTTCGCATGGTTATGCACCGTCATCACTCTTTGCGTCGCATCGCTTGCACTCATCCGCAAGCGAACCAGCTAG
- a CDS encoding L-threonylcarbamoyladenylate synthase, giving the protein MIADLLKIHPDEPEPHLVGQVVESLQRGDVVALPTDTFYGLAVDPVNLRAVERIYELKTRAKHKPLSLLIADVAQAYELARNIDSAFDRLAERFWPGPLTIVVKAGSKLPLRVTANTGNVALRVPEASICRAVVSALGLPITATSANLRGLPECTYAACVREQFADKLPLIVDGGPTARNVATTIVDLSGGGNSWMILREGAIPTHEIALTLQR; this is encoded by the coding sequence TTGATCGCCGATCTTCTGAAGATTCATCCGGATGAACCTGAACCGCACCTAGTGGGGCAGGTGGTGGAGTCGCTGCAACGTGGCGATGTGGTAGCGCTGCCGACGGACACGTTCTATGGGCTCGCTGTCGACCCGGTGAACCTGCGCGCGGTGGAGCGCATCTACGAGCTGAAGACGCGCGCGAAACACAAGCCGCTGTCGTTGCTGATCGCAGATGTGGCACAGGCTTATGAACTGGCGCGGAACATCGACAGCGCGTTCGACCGGCTGGCAGAGCGGTTCTGGCCAGGGCCGCTGACGATTGTGGTGAAGGCCGGCAGCAAGCTGCCTCTGCGTGTGACGGCCAACACGGGCAACGTGGCGCTGCGCGTGCCGGAGGCGTCGATCTGCAGAGCGGTGGTGAGTGCGCTGGGGCTGCCGATAACGGCGACCTCCGCGAACCTGCGCGGGCTGCCGGAGTGTACCTATGCCGCCTGCGTGCGCGAACAGTTCGCGGACAAGCTGCCGCTGATTGTGGACGGCGGCCCGACGGCACGCAACGTCGCAACGACGATTGTGGACCTGAGCGGTGGCGGAAACTCCTGGATGATTCTGCGCGAGGGCGCTATCCCGACGCATGAGATTGCACTGACGCTGCAACGGTAG
- a CDS encoding thioredoxin family protein, whose amino-acid sequence MKGLLAAGLVMGALLATGARAQIVSVGNGGPGPVKAEHLTAELTGLNPQGMPKVAVGGETKLGLVLTMEEHWHVYWINAGDSGEPPAIKWTLPEGLTAGPLQFPPPTRLPLGPLMDFGYEDQVAFPLTLTAAPGMKPGKQHLDAQVSWLVCSSVCLPGKAHLGIDVEVVPGPLAEAPLVGALGSAIKNLPQPLPSTMSVKAVGDAKQILVTLKTGTKEQDAELYPYDQDVIANAAMQGIESLPDGVAIRLDRAADSTALPKTLHALVKLSSTEAYDFTVPVTEGVLPVQTVAPKKSDSSQATDVTIATAVLLALLGGLLLNLMPCVFPVLFLKGLALVHSSGEEKERQRAHGLMYTLGIVLSFWAMVAVLLVLRAGGRQLGWGFQLQSPGFVAVLAALVFFLGLSLAGQFEFGLSLTSAGGGLAQKQGLTGSFFTGVLATVVATPCMGPLMGTAVGFALAQPAWQTFLVFTALAIGLALPYLVLTIQPQWTKLLPKPGAWMETLKQATSVMLFGTAIWLTWVYGQLYGKDGVDRTVALLVCFLVLAIAGWALGKWPGQWKGAITAIVLIALAIALPLRKPTVETLKWEPWSPESFAAARATGRPVFIDFTAAWCLSCQVNEKAVLQSTGVEKDLIKKHYVLLKADWTQYDPKITAALAEVGRSGVPTYVIYPPGKVSNPDVLPELLTKSIVMTAVEKDAKPMGSN is encoded by the coding sequence TTGAAGGGCCTACTGGCGGCCGGATTGGTCATGGGGGCGTTGCTGGCGACGGGCGCGCGTGCGCAGATCGTGTCCGTGGGCAACGGCGGGCCGGGGCCGGTGAAGGCGGAGCACCTGACGGCGGAGCTGACAGGGCTGAATCCGCAGGGGATGCCGAAGGTAGCGGTGGGGGGCGAGACGAAGCTGGGGCTGGTGCTGACGATGGAGGAGCACTGGCACGTGTACTGGATCAATGCGGGAGACTCGGGCGAGCCGCCGGCGATCAAATGGACGCTGCCGGAGGGGTTGACGGCAGGGCCGCTGCAGTTCCCTCCCCCGACGCGGCTGCCGCTGGGACCGTTGATGGACTTTGGGTATGAGGACCAGGTGGCGTTTCCGCTGACGTTGACGGCGGCTCCGGGGATGAAGCCGGGCAAGCAGCATCTGGATGCGCAGGTGAGCTGGCTGGTGTGCTCGAGCGTGTGTCTGCCGGGCAAGGCGCACCTGGGGATCGACGTGGAGGTGGTTCCGGGGCCGCTGGCCGAGGCTCCGCTGGTGGGCGCGCTGGGGTCGGCGATCAAGAACCTGCCGCAACCGCTGCCCTCGACGATGAGCGTGAAGGCGGTCGGGGATGCGAAGCAAATCCTGGTGACGCTGAAGACAGGGACGAAGGAGCAGGATGCGGAGCTGTATCCGTATGACCAGGATGTGATTGCAAATGCGGCGATGCAGGGGATCGAGTCGCTGCCGGATGGGGTGGCGATACGGCTGGACCGGGCGGCGGACTCGACGGCGCTGCCGAAGACGCTGCATGCGCTGGTGAAGCTGAGCTCGACTGAGGCGTATGACTTTACGGTGCCGGTGACGGAGGGTGTGCTGCCGGTGCAGACGGTGGCGCCGAAGAAGAGCGACTCCAGCCAGGCAACGGATGTGACGATTGCAACAGCGGTGCTGCTGGCGTTGCTGGGCGGGCTGCTGCTGAACCTGATGCCGTGCGTGTTCCCGGTGCTGTTTTTGAAGGGGCTAGCACTGGTGCACTCGTCGGGCGAAGAGAAGGAGCGGCAGCGGGCGCATGGGTTGATGTATACGCTCGGCATTGTGCTGAGCTTCTGGGCGATGGTGGCTGTGCTGCTGGTGCTGCGCGCCGGTGGACGACAACTGGGGTGGGGGTTCCAGCTGCAGTCGCCGGGGTTTGTGGCAGTGCTGGCGGCGCTGGTGTTCTTTCTGGGCTTGTCGCTGGCTGGGCAGTTTGAGTTTGGGTTGAGCCTGACGAGCGCAGGCGGTGGGCTGGCGCAGAAGCAGGGGCTGACCGGGAGCTTCTTTACCGGCGTACTGGCGACCGTCGTTGCAACGCCGTGCATGGGGCCGCTGATGGGCACGGCTGTTGGCTTTGCGTTGGCTCAGCCGGCGTGGCAGACGTTCCTCGTCTTCACGGCACTGGCGATTGGGCTGGCGCTGCCGTATTTGGTGCTGACGATCCAGCCGCAGTGGACGAAGCTGCTGCCCAAGCCGGGTGCGTGGATGGAGACGCTGAAGCAGGCGACGTCGGTGATGCTGTTTGGCACGGCGATATGGCTGACATGGGTGTATGGGCAGCTGTATGGCAAGGATGGCGTGGACCGGACTGTGGCGCTGCTGGTGTGCTTCCTGGTGCTGGCGATTGCCGGCTGGGCGCTGGGCAAGTGGCCGGGACAGTGGAAGGGTGCGATTACGGCAATCGTATTGATTGCGCTTGCCATTGCGCTGCCGCTGCGGAAGCCGACGGTGGAGACACTGAAGTGGGAGCCTTGGAGTCCGGAGAGCTTTGCGGCGGCGCGGGCGACAGGGCGGCCGGTGTTTATTGATTTCACAGCCGCGTGGTGTTTGAGCTGCCAGGTGAATGAGAAGGCTGTGCTGCAGTCGACGGGCGTGGAGAAGGACCTAATCAAGAAGCACTATGTGCTGCTTAAGGCGGACTGGACGCAGTATGACCCGAAGATCACAGCCGCGCTGGCTGAGGTGGGACGCAGCGGAGTGCCGACGTATGTAATCTATCCGCCGGGCAAGGTAAGCAACCCGGATGTACTGCCGGAGCTTCTGACGAAGTCAATTGTGATGACGGCGGTGGAGAAGGATGCCAAGCCGATGGGGAGTAACTAA
- a CDS encoding YdcF family protein, whose protein sequence is MCALILGTGITYGMGKLFNRQKTSTSQPGLVGRLLRWTVLVLLLVAVGWTVWVYRQIEATATIDHAQRADAIAVFGAAEYGGRPSPVLHARLDKAVALYDREIAPVIITLGGGQNKDSGRTEGGVGRDYLLANGVPFDQIIAETKSVDTEEQVHSLKEIAEQRHFHTIVVVSDGTHLFRIALLCKRVGLTVYTSPRARLGHIDDLDMAQRMMHEIISYTSIRLDLHLSWLHRWLEEHSN, encoded by the coding sequence ATGTGTGCCCTCATACTAGGGACAGGCATCACATACGGCATGGGCAAACTCTTCAACCGACAGAAGACTTCAACGAGCCAGCCAGGACTCGTGGGGCGGCTGCTGCGTTGGACGGTGCTGGTACTGCTGCTGGTGGCAGTGGGGTGGACGGTTTGGGTCTACCGGCAGATTGAGGCGACAGCGACGATCGACCATGCGCAGCGCGCCGATGCGATCGCGGTGTTTGGGGCGGCGGAGTATGGGGGACGGCCTTCGCCGGTGCTGCATGCGCGGCTGGACAAGGCGGTGGCTCTGTATGACCGCGAGATTGCTCCGGTGATCATTACGCTGGGTGGCGGACAGAACAAGGACTCGGGCAGGACTGAGGGTGGTGTGGGACGTGATTATCTGCTGGCGAATGGCGTGCCGTTTGACCAAATCATCGCGGAGACGAAGTCCGTGGATACCGAAGAGCAGGTGCACAGCCTGAAGGAGATCGCCGAGCAGCGGCACTTCCACACGATTGTGGTGGTGAGCGACGGCACGCACCTGTTTCGGATTGCGCTGCTGTGCAAACGTGTGGGGCTGACGGTATATACGTCACCGAGGGCGCGGCTGGGGCACATTGATGACCTGGATATGGCGCAGCGGATGATGCACGAGATCATCAGCTACACGTCGATACGGTTGGACCTGCATTTGAGCTGGTTGCATCGCTGGCTGGAAGAGCACAGCAACTAA
- a CDS encoding redoxin domain-containing protein, with protein sequence MRVSKLVVATLSVAMLCGSAWALKPGEAAPEFKGTNSNGKTETLGQYRGKYVVLEWANQGCPYDRKHYLSGNMERLQREWTAKGVVWLSVISSAPGEQGYVTPPEENAYLEKMHAVPTAAILDPSGTIGRLYGAKTTPHVFVIDPQGRLVYEGALDDQPTPDPASLKGAHNYLDAALKESMAGKAVTTPVTRPYGCNVKYGN encoded by the coding sequence ATGCGCGTGTCGAAGCTGGTGGTTGCGACGTTGAGTGTGGCGATGCTATGTGGGAGTGCGTGGGCGCTGAAGCCGGGGGAAGCGGCCCCGGAGTTCAAGGGCACGAACTCGAATGGGAAGACGGAGACGCTGGGGCAGTATCGCGGAAAGTACGTGGTGCTGGAGTGGGCGAACCAGGGTTGTCCGTATGACCGGAAGCATTACCTGAGCGGGAACATGGAACGGCTACAGAGGGAGTGGACCGCGAAGGGCGTGGTGTGGTTGAGTGTGATCTCGTCCGCGCCGGGGGAGCAGGGGTATGTGACGCCGCCGGAAGAGAATGCTTACCTGGAGAAGATGCACGCGGTGCCGACAGCTGCGATTCTCGACCCGAGCGGCACGATCGGCAGGCTGTATGGCGCGAAGACCACGCCGCATGTGTTTGTGATCGATCCGCAGGGCAGGCTGGTGTATGAGGGGGCGCTGGATGATCAGCCGACTCCTGACCCGGCGAGCCTGAAGGGCGCGCATAACTATCTGGATGCTGCGCTGAAGGAGTCGATGGCTGGGAAGGCTGTGACGACTCCGGTGACGCGTCCGTATGGGTGCAATGTGAAGTATGGGAACTAG